In the genome of Nocardioides seonyuensis, one region contains:
- the ruvX gene encoding Holliday junction resolvase RuvX has translation MRAGVRVGIDPGDARIGVARSDPSGFLATPVETVRRGRGDVRRIGQIVAECEALEVVVGLPRSLKGGEGPAAAKVREFAGSLARRIAPVPVRLCDERLTTVSAESILRDSGRHGAKRRAVVDQAAAVLILQTALDTERASGRAPGEIVEVDPHE, from the coding sequence TTGCGCGCTGGAGTGAGGGTCGGCATCGATCCGGGCGACGCCCGGATCGGGGTCGCCCGCAGCGACCCGTCCGGGTTCCTGGCCACCCCGGTCGAGACGGTGCGGCGCGGCAGGGGTGACGTGCGCCGGATCGGTCAGATCGTGGCCGAGTGCGAGGCGCTCGAGGTCGTCGTCGGGCTGCCCCGCTCCCTGAAGGGCGGTGAAGGGCCGGCCGCCGCCAAGGTGCGTGAGTTCGCCGGCTCGCTGGCGCGCCGGATTGCGCCGGTGCCCGTGAGGCTGTGTGATGAACGCCTGACCACGGTCTCGGCCGAGTCGATCCTGCGCGACAGCGGGCGCCACGGCGCCAAGCGTCGAGCGGTGGTCGACCAGGCGGCCGCGGTCCTGATCCTGCAGACTGCGCTGGACACGGAGCGGGCGAGCGGTCGCGCGCCCGGAGAGATCGTCGAGGTGGACCCCCATGAGTGA
- the aroC gene encoding chorismate synthase translates to MLRWLTAGESHGPSLVAILEGLPAHVRVTTDDLADSLARRRLGHGRGARMKFEQDQVRIVGGVRHGETQGGPVAVEVGNTEWPKWEQVMSADPVDQEVLDDLARNAPLTRPRPGHADLAGMQKYDFAEARPILERASARETAARVALGRVASNFLEQAVGARIVSHVVALGGVHAPAGLVPEADDVSRLDADEVRCLDPETSAAMVARIDQAHKDGDTLGGVVEVVVHGLPPGLGSHVHWDRRLDSRLAGALMGIQAIKGVEIGDGFELADTPGSLAHDEIVPTEEGLRRTTHRAGGTEGGMTTGEVLRVRAAMKPIATVPRALRTVDVSTGEEAVAHHQRSDVCAVPAAGIVAEAMVALVLADAVVEKFGGDSVGETRRNAESYLANLRYS, encoded by the coding sequence ATGCTCCGATGGCTCACTGCTGGCGAGTCCCACGGCCCTTCGCTGGTCGCGATCCTCGAGGGACTGCCGGCCCACGTCCGCGTCACCACCGACGACCTCGCCGACTCGCTGGCCAGGCGGCGCCTCGGCCACGGTCGCGGGGCGCGGATGAAGTTCGAGCAGGACCAGGTCCGCATCGTCGGAGGCGTGCGCCACGGGGAGACCCAAGGCGGCCCGGTGGCGGTCGAGGTCGGCAACACCGAGTGGCCCAAGTGGGAGCAGGTGATGTCGGCCGACCCCGTCGACCAGGAGGTCCTCGACGACCTTGCCCGCAACGCGCCCCTGACGCGCCCCCGTCCCGGGCACGCCGACCTCGCGGGGATGCAGAAGTACGACTTCGCCGAGGCGCGCCCCATCCTCGAGCGGGCGTCTGCGCGCGAGACCGCCGCCCGGGTGGCCCTGGGCCGGGTCGCGAGCAACTTCCTCGAGCAGGCCGTCGGTGCCCGCATCGTCTCCCACGTGGTGGCGCTGGGCGGGGTGCACGCTCCCGCCGGGCTGGTGCCCGAGGCCGACGACGTCTCCCGGCTCGACGCCGACGAGGTGCGCTGCCTCGACCCCGAGACCAGCGCCGCGATGGTGGCCCGCATCGACCAGGCCCACAAGGACGGTGACACGCTCGGAGGTGTCGTCGAGGTGGTCGTGCACGGCCTGCCGCCGGGCCTGGGCTCCCACGTCCACTGGGACCGTCGTCTCGACTCCCGCCTGGCCGGTGCGCTGATGGGCATCCAGGCGATCAAGGGCGTCGAGATCGGCGACGGGTTCGAGCTCGCCGACACCCCCGGGTCGCTGGCCCACGACGAGATCGTGCCGACCGAGGAGGGTCTGCGCCGCACCACCCACCGTGCCGGCGGCACCGAGGGCGGCATGACGACCGGCGAGGTCCTGCGGGTGCGCGCAGCCATGAAGCCGATCGCGACAGTCCCCAGGGCGCTACGCACCGTGGACGTGTCGACGGGCGAGGAGGCCGTGGCCCACCACCAGCGCTCCGACGTGTGTGCGGTCCCCGCGGCCGGGATCGTCGCGGAGGCGATGGTCGCCCTCGTCCTCGCCGACGCGGTGGTGGAGAAGTTCGGCGGCGACTCGGTGGGCGAGACGCGCCGCAACGCGGAGTCCTACCTCGCCAACCTGAGGTACTCGTGA
- a CDS encoding type II 3-dehydroquinate dehydratase, whose protein sequence is MKVLVLNGPNLGRLGRRQPEIYGTTTHAELAHLCVSWGAELGMDVEVRQTNHEGELLDWLNVAADDGTAVVLNAGAWTHYSLALHDACAQLTAPLVEVHISDPKQRPEEFRHTSVVEPHAAMTIAGEGVDGYRQALSFLASSAS, encoded by the coding sequence GTGAAGGTCCTGGTGCTCAACGGCCCCAACCTCGGCCGCCTGGGGCGTCGTCAACCCGAGATCTACGGCACCACGACACACGCCGAGCTCGCCCACCTGTGTGTCTCGTGGGGAGCCGAGCTGGGCATGGACGTCGAGGTGCGCCAGACCAACCACGAGGGCGAGCTTCTCGACTGGCTCAACGTCGCTGCCGACGACGGCACCGCGGTGGTGCTCAACGCGGGAGCCTGGACCCACTACTCGCTGGCGCTCCACGACGCCTGCGCCCAGCTCACGGCGCCGCTCGTGGAGGTGCACATCTCCGACCCCAAGCAACGGCCCGAGGAGTTCCGGCACACCTCGGTCGTCGAGCCCCACGCCGCGATGACGATCGCGGGCGAGGGCGTTGACGGCTACCGTCAGGCGTTGTCGTTCCTGGCGAGCTCTGCGAGCTGA
- a CDS encoding shikimate dehydrogenase: MGTRCGVLGDPVAHSLSPTLHRAGYAALGLDDWEYDAAQVPSGRLAPYLAGLGPEWRGLSLTMPLKREAVALLDVASDDVRRSGAANTLVLQDARVHGHNTDVPGAAAAIRERYDAPLRSALILGGGATATSTGLALLDLGVRTVHVAVRDAARAAETAAALRSHPAGPEVLIESLTGGQWSEGPDLPAPDSTVDIVVSTIPAGAQTAELVARCAHVPVVFEVLYDPWPTPLAASAADRVLVSGLDLLVHQAALQFGLFTGRPAPLEAMREAGEKALAERSGP; the protein is encoded by the coding sequence GTGGGCACCCGTTGCGGCGTGCTGGGCGACCCCGTTGCGCACTCGCTGTCCCCGACGCTGCACCGAGCCGGCTATGCCGCGCTCGGGCTCGACGACTGGGAGTACGACGCCGCGCAGGTGCCGAGCGGCAGGCTGGCGCCGTACCTTGCCGGGCTCGGCCCCGAGTGGCGCGGACTGTCCCTGACGATGCCGCTCAAGCGTGAGGCGGTCGCGCTGCTCGACGTCGCGAGTGACGACGTGCGCCGCTCGGGTGCGGCCAACACGCTCGTGCTCCAGGACGCCCGGGTCCACGGTCACAACACCGACGTCCCGGGAGCGGCGGCTGCGATCCGGGAGCGGTACGACGCCCCGCTGCGGTCGGCGCTGATCCTCGGCGGGGGAGCCACCGCGACCTCCACCGGACTGGCACTGCTCGACCTCGGCGTGAGGACGGTCCACGTGGCCGTCCGAGACGCGGCAAGGGCAGCCGAGACCGCGGCGGCGTTGCGGAGTCACCCGGCAGGGCCCGAGGTGCTGATCGAGTCGCTGACCGGCGGACAGTGGAGCGAAGGGCCGGACCTACCGGCCCCGGACTCCACCGTCGACATCGTCGTCTCCACCATCCCGGCCGGTGCACAGACGGCCGAGCTGGTCGCCAGGTGCGCCCACGTGCCGGTGGTGTTCGAGGTGCTCTACGACCCCTGGCCGACCCCGTTGGCGGCCTCGGCGGCCGACCGCGTGCTCGTCTCGGGTCTCGACCTGCTCGTCCACCAGGCCGCGCTCCAGTTCGGGCTCTTCACCGGCCGTCCCGCGCCTCTCGAGGCGATGCGGGAGGCGGGGGAGAAGGCCCTGGCGGAGAGGTCGGGCCCATGA
- a CDS encoding prepilin peptidase, which yields MNDQVVATLLGLILCGALGLLVPRLISRVPEPAEKEPAEAEDEPEQPEAPGEPEPPKRAYADIGADSGRALRSAALSALSGALLGWATGLEWPLVWLLPLVPVAVALSVIDWHTRLLPRVLVIPATLAAIVAVVVVGLATGERDLLVRALVAMLAVRSFFWLLWFVRSAGMGFGDVRLAAPVGLVLGWTGWGALAVGVWLGFVIFALPGLALAIAKRDRSLLRKPYPYGPFMVIGALVGLVWGPTIAAALWG from the coding sequence ATGAACGACCAGGTCGTCGCCACGCTGCTCGGTCTCATCCTGTGCGGGGCGCTCGGGCTCTTGGTGCCGAGGCTCATCAGCCGGGTGCCGGAGCCGGCTGAGAAGGAGCCTGCAGAGGCTGAGGACGAGCCGGAACAGCCGGAGGCTCCTGGGGAGCCAGAGCCCCCCAAGCGCGCCTACGCCGACATCGGCGCCGACTCCGGGCGGGCCCTGCGCAGCGCCGCGCTCTCGGCCCTGAGCGGGGCGCTTCTGGGGTGGGCGACCGGCCTGGAGTGGCCGCTGGTCTGGTTGCTGCCACTGGTCCCCGTCGCCGTGGCGTTGTCGGTGATCGACTGGCACACCCGATTGCTGCCGCGCGTGCTCGTCATACCGGCCACCCTCGCGGCGATCGTCGCGGTCGTGGTCGTGGGGCTCGCCACTGGAGAGCGCGACCTGCTGGTGCGCGCCCTGGTCGCCATGCTCGCCGTACGCTCCTTCTTCTGGCTGCTGTGGTTCGTCCGTTCCGCCGGCATGGGGTTCGGCGACGTCCGCCTCGCGGCGCCCGTCGGGCTGGTGCTCGGCTGGACCGGATGGGGCGCGCTGGCGGTCGGCGTGTGGCTCGGGTTCGTGATCTTCGCCCTGCCCGGCCTGGCGCTGGCCATCGCCAAGCGCGACCGGAGCCTGCTCAGGAAGCCCTACCCCTACGGCCCGTTCATGGTCATCGGTGCCCTCGTCGGTCTCGTCTGGGGGCCGACGATCGCCGCAGCGCTCTGGGGCTGA
- the efp gene encoding elongation factor P, whose translation MATTNDLKNGMVLNIEGQLWTVVDFQHVKPGKGPAFVRTKLKNVESGKNVDKTFNAGTKVETANVDKRTMQYLYNDGTSYVFMDTSTYDQIEVSPEVVGDAKNFMLENQDAIVATNEGRVLFVELPASVELVISETEPGLQGDRSTGGTKPATLETGHQIQVPLFITSGEKVKVDTRDSSYLGRVKG comes from the coding sequence ATGGCAACCACCAACGACCTCAAGAACGGCATGGTCCTCAACATCGAGGGCCAGCTCTGGACCGTCGTCGACTTCCAGCACGTCAAGCCCGGCAAGGGCCCGGCCTTCGTGCGCACGAAGCTCAAGAACGTCGAGTCGGGCAAGAACGTCGACAAGACCTTCAACGCCGGCACCAAGGTCGAGACGGCCAACGTGGACAAGCGCACGATGCAGTACCTCTACAACGACGGCACGTCCTACGTCTTCATGGACACCAGCACCTACGACCAGATCGAGGTGTCGCCCGAGGTCGTCGGTGACGCCAAGAACTTCATGCTCGAGAACCAGGACGCGATCGTCGCGACCAACGAGGGTCGGGTGCTCTTCGTCGAGCTCCCCGCCTCGGTGGAGCTGGTCATCTCCGAGACCGAGCCCGGCCTCCAGGGAGACCGCTCGACCGGCGGCACCAAGCCCGCCACGCTCGAGACCGGCCACCAGATCCAGGTCCCGCTGTTCATCACCTCCGGCGAGAAGGTCAAGGTCGACACGCGCGACTCGTCCTACCTCGGCCGTGTGAAGGGCTGA
- a CDS encoding helix-turn-helix domain-containing protein: MTLELVREEVGDLVRHWRQRRRLSQQALSDRCGVSTRHLSFIETGKASPSPTMIGQLAAALDVPLREQRRLYTAAGFVPTTTELPLHSPALAQVNEALELILAGHEPYPALVIDGGWDLVAANEAAYRLLADLPADLLEPPVNVVRLSLDPRGLASRIVDPGAWQAAIMTRIRHEHDTTGDPRLGALLDDYGVPASAAQPEIVLTLKLRAGDGVLSFLTTTTVFGTPGDVTVAELAIEALYPADAATRDQLAELARNDNA; encoded by the coding sequence ATGACCCTCGAGCTCGTCCGCGAGGAGGTCGGCGACCTGGTCCGCCACTGGCGCCAGCGTCGCCGACTCTCGCAGCAGGCCCTGTCCGACCGGTGCGGTGTCTCCACCCGCCACCTGTCCTTCATCGAGACCGGCAAGGCATCGCCCAGTCCCACGATGATCGGGCAGCTCGCGGCCGCGCTGGACGTCCCGCTCCGGGAGCAGCGCCGGCTCTACACCGCGGCCGGGTTCGTGCCCACGACCACCGAGCTACCGCTCCACTCCCCCGCCCTGGCGCAGGTCAACGAGGCGCTCGAGCTGATCCTCGCGGGGCACGAGCCCTACCCGGCGCTGGTGATCGACGGGGGCTGGGACCTCGTCGCGGCCAACGAGGCGGCCTACCGCCTCCTGGCGGACCTGCCGGCCGACCTGCTGGAGCCGCCGGTGAACGTCGTACGCCTCAGCCTCGACCCGCGCGGACTCGCCTCGCGGATCGTCGACCCGGGTGCCTGGCAGGCCGCGATCATGACCCGGATCCGGCACGAGCACGACACCACGGGCGACCCGCGACTGGGCGCGCTGCTCGACGACTACGGCGTTCCCGCATCGGCTGCACAGCCTGAGATCGTGCTGACCCTGAAGCTGCGGGCGGGCGACGGCGTGCTGTCGTTCCTCACCACGACCACGGTCTTCGGCACACCGGGCGACGTGACCGTGGCAGAGCTCGCGATCGAGGCGCTCTACCCCGCAGACGCCGCGACCCGCGATCAGCTCGCAGAGCTCGCCAGGAACGACAACGCCTGA
- a CDS encoding NAD-dependent epimerase/dehydratase family protein, whose protein sequence is MDLLVLGGTAFLGRAIAEHARERGHAVTCLARGTTPPAEGVDFVVADRDDDDGLAAVADRRWDAVVDVTRQPGQARRAVRDLRTDHWVFVSSANAYRSFDSPDLPESAPLHEPLAGDVMADMEQYGPAKVACEDAFRAAEGTATIVRAGLIGGYGDDSGRSGYYPWRFAHPTGPDVLAPDAPEATCGIVDVADLAEWIVLSAEERMDGAFNACGPSIPLTEILAAARRVAGPGAPPPRAVPAEVLAEAGISGWMGPASLPLWIDDPADRFFGKMDAARAQAAGLRTRSIEETLASALAYEEVRETPRRAGLSDDEEIRLRAALDGAG, encoded by the coding sequence ATGGACCTCCTCGTGCTGGGTGGCACCGCGTTCCTGGGCAGGGCGATCGCCGAGCACGCTCGCGAGCGCGGACATGCCGTCACCTGCCTGGCCCGCGGTACGACGCCCCCGGCCGAGGGGGTGGACTTCGTCGTTGCAGACCGGGACGACGATGACGGGTTGGCGGCAGTGGCAGACCGGCGTTGGGACGCGGTCGTGGACGTCACCCGCCAGCCCGGCCAGGCGCGCCGCGCCGTACGCGACCTGAGGACCGACCACTGGGTGTTCGTCTCCAGCGCCAACGCCTACCGTTCGTTCGACTCGCCCGACCTGCCCGAGTCGGCGCCGCTGCACGAGCCGCTCGCCGGCGACGTGATGGCCGACATGGAGCAGTACGGCCCCGCCAAGGTCGCCTGCGAGGACGCCTTCCGGGCAGCGGAGGGCACCGCGACGATCGTGCGGGCCGGCCTGATCGGAGGCTACGGCGACGACTCGGGGCGCAGCGGCTACTACCCGTGGCGCTTCGCCCACCCGACCGGCCCCGACGTCCTCGCGCCCGACGCCCCGGAGGCGACCTGCGGGATCGTCGACGTGGCCGACCTCGCCGAGTGGATCGTGCTGTCGGCGGAGGAACGCATGGACGGCGCGTTCAACGCGTGCGGGCCGTCGATCCCGCTCACCGAGATCCTGGCTGCAGCGCGGCGGGTGGCCGGTCCCGGCGCACCGCCACCCCGGGCGGTGCCCGCCGAGGTGCTGGCCGAGGCCGGCATCTCGGGGTGGATGGGCCCGGCTTCGCTACCCCTGTGGATCGACGACCCGGCCGACCGCTTCTTCGGCAAGATGGACGCAGCTCGCGCCCAGGCTGCGGGGCTGCGGACCCGCTCCATCGAGGAGACCCTCGCATCAGCCCTCGCCTACGAGGAGGTGCGGGAGACACCGCGTCGCGCCGGTCTCTCCGACGACGAGGAGATCCGTCTGAGGGCCGCCCTCGACGGCGCCGGGTGA
- the aroB gene encoding 3-dehydroquinate synthase — MSDTTLHVPGAAPYDVIVGHGLAGRLPGILGESVERVAVLFGGDLGALADGVVEVLVEHYDVLALGLPIGERAKTAAVAADCWEALGEAGFTRSDAVVTIGGGATTDLGGFVAATWLRGVRVVHLPTTVLGMVDAAVGGKTGINTGAGKNLVGAFHEPTGVLCDLSLLESLPREELVSGLGEVVKCGFIADPAILDLVETHDPASLTPSSAVLRELIERSIQVKIDVVVGDLKERGGADGHPGREVLNYGHTLAHAIERTSDYSVRHGEAVAIGCVYVAEVAARAGLLDPSVVERHRSAFARVGLPTSYSAASFDDLHAAMKMDKKARGSQIRLLVLEDVGRPRVLAGPAEGDLRAAYSAIGGAA; from the coding sequence ATGAGTGACACCACGCTGCACGTGCCGGGAGCCGCTCCCTACGACGTCATCGTGGGCCACGGGCTCGCGGGCCGGCTCCCGGGGATCCTCGGCGAGTCCGTCGAGCGCGTCGCCGTGCTCTTCGGCGGTGACCTCGGAGCGCTCGCCGACGGCGTCGTCGAGGTGCTCGTCGAGCACTACGACGTGCTGGCGCTCGGGCTGCCCATCGGTGAGCGAGCCAAGACTGCTGCGGTGGCTGCCGACTGCTGGGAGGCGTTGGGGGAGGCGGGGTTCACCCGCTCGGACGCCGTCGTCACGATCGGCGGGGGTGCGACCACCGACCTGGGCGGGTTCGTCGCCGCCACCTGGCTGCGCGGCGTGCGCGTCGTACACCTCCCCACGACCGTGCTCGGCATGGTCGACGCGGCGGTCGGTGGCAAGACGGGCATCAACACCGGCGCCGGCAAGAACCTCGTGGGCGCCTTCCACGAGCCGACCGGAGTGCTGTGCGACCTGTCGCTGCTGGAGTCGCTGCCCCGCGAAGAGCTCGTCTCCGGGCTCGGTGAGGTGGTCAAGTGCGGGTTCATCGCCGACCCCGCCATCCTCGACCTCGTCGAGACCCACGACCCCGCCTCCCTGACGCCGTCCTCCGCCGTCCTGCGCGAGCTCATCGAGCGTTCGATCCAGGTCAAGATCGACGTCGTGGTCGGTGACCTCAAGGAGAGGGGTGGAGCAGACGGGCACCCCGGCCGCGAGGTGCTCAACTACGGCCACACGCTGGCCCACGCCATCGAGCGCACGAGCGACTACTCCGTGCGCCACGGCGAGGCCGTGGCCATCGGGTGCGTCTACGTCGCCGAGGTCGCTGCGCGGGCCGGCCTGCTCGACCCCTCCGTCGTCGAGCGACACCGCTCCGCCTTCGCTCGCGTCGGGCTGCCGACCTCCTACTCCGCCGCCTCGTTCGACGACCTGCACGCGGCGATGAAGATGGACAAGAAGGCGCGCGGCTCCCAGATCCGCCTCCTCGTGCTCGAGGACGTCGGTCGACCGCGCGTCCTCGCCGGGCCCGCCGAGGGCGACCTGCGAGCCGCCTACTCGGCCATCGGAGGTGCCGCGTGA
- the mltG gene encoding endolytic transglycosylase MltG yields MSEQQDERDYEYIPGGARRKSRGYKGCLAVLVALAVLAGGFWLALDRGKAWVEDRFSGAEDFPGPGSGQVAFEVEQGDTTAQIGRNLKAEGVTASVEAFTEAAASEPKISGVQVGVYPLRKEMKASDVVEVLIDPANLQRYPTVTIPEGLRVTDIVARLAEETEFSEDQWNKALDSPKIGLPDYAQGNPEGYLFPATYEIKPGMKPVDVLKAMVDRWRQAAEDAGLEERAAELGRTPAEVMIIASLVEAEGRGDDMPKIARVIYNRLDGPGDKGGTNGLLQIDATVNYALDRQGIIAVTTDEIESVADSPYNTYKNVGLPPTPIEAPGEDAIEAAANPAEGPWYYYVTVDLKTGETKFAETYDEFLQYKAEYQAYCETSDAC; encoded by the coding sequence ATGAGTGAGCAGCAGGATGAGCGCGACTACGAGTACATCCCCGGGGGCGCTCGTCGCAAGAGCCGGGGCTACAAGGGCTGTCTTGCCGTGCTGGTCGCCCTGGCCGTGCTCGCGGGCGGGTTCTGGCTTGCCCTCGACCGGGGCAAGGCGTGGGTCGAGGACCGGTTCTCCGGGGCCGAGGACTTCCCCGGCCCGGGCTCGGGCCAGGTGGCCTTCGAGGTGGAGCAGGGTGACACGACCGCGCAGATCGGCCGCAACCTGAAGGCCGAGGGCGTGACGGCATCTGTCGAGGCCTTTACCGAGGCGGCGGCCTCCGAACCCAAGATCAGCGGCGTGCAGGTCGGCGTCTACCCGCTCCGCAAGGAGATGAAGGCCTCCGACGTGGTCGAGGTCCTCATCGACCCCGCCAACCTCCAGCGCTACCCCACCGTGACCATTCCCGAGGGTCTGCGGGTCACTGACATCGTCGCCCGCCTGGCCGAGGAGACCGAGTTCTCGGAGGACCAGTGGAACAAGGCGCTGGACAGTCCCAAGATCGGTCTGCCCGACTACGCCCAGGGCAACCCCGAGGGCTACCTCTTCCCCGCGACCTACGAGATCAAGCCGGGGATGAAGCCCGTCGACGTCCTCAAGGCGATGGTCGACAGGTGGCGGCAGGCCGCCGAGGACGCCGGGCTCGAGGAGCGTGCCGCCGAGCTGGGCAGGACGCCGGCCGAGGTGATGATCATCGCCTCGCTCGTGGAGGCCGAGGGGCGCGGGGACGACATGCCCAAGATCGCACGGGTCATCTACAACCGGCTAGACGGTCCCGGTGACAAGGGCGGCACGAACGGCCTGCTCCAGATCGATGCCACGGTCAACTACGCACTCGACCGGCAGGGAATCATCGCGGTCACCACCGACGAGATCGAGTCGGTCGCGGACTCTCCCTACAACACCTACAAGAACGTCGGGCTGCCCCCGACGCCGATCGAGGCGCCCGGTGAGGACGCGATCGAGGCTGCCGCCAACCCGGCCGAGGGACCTTGGTACTACTACGTCACCGTCGACCTGAAGACCGGCGAGACCAAGTTCGCCGAGACCTACGACGAGTTCCTGCAGTACAAGGCCGAGTACCAGGCCTACTGCGAGACCTCCGACGCCTGCTGA
- a CDS encoding NAD(P)H-binding protein encodes MRVTIFGGHGHVALLLAPLLVEAGHDVQSVIRNPDHVDDVAATGATPVVSSVESAGTPELTSLLEVQDAVVWSAGAGGGDPTRTMAVDRDGAIRSMEAAEAAGVLRYVMVSFSGAFPEFLVGADDPFRPYMDAKIAADEHLRASGLDWTILAPGPLTFDPGHGTVNPSAARGEGDTAPRELVAQVAAAVIDDARASRRTLVVGEGDVPIDEWLGSMG; translated from the coding sequence ATGCGCGTGACGATCTTCGGCGGCCACGGCCACGTGGCCCTCCTGCTCGCTCCCCTGCTCGTCGAGGCCGGCCACGACGTCCAGTCGGTGATTCGCAACCCCGACCACGTGGACGACGTGGCCGCCACCGGCGCCACCCCGGTGGTGTCGTCTGTCGAGTCGGCGGGCACCCCGGAGCTGACCTCGCTCCTGGAGGTCCAGGATGCCGTGGTGTGGTCGGCCGGGGCGGGTGGCGGCGACCCAACCCGGACCATGGCGGTCGACCGCGACGGCGCGATCCGCTCGATGGAGGCGGCCGAGGCCGCCGGAGTGCTGCGTTACGTCATGGTGTCCTTCTCCGGGGCGTTCCCGGAGTTCCTCGTCGGCGCCGACGACCCCTTCCGGCCCTACATGGACGCGAAGATCGCCGCCGACGAGCACCTGCGGGCCAGCGGCCTGGACTGGACGATCCTCGCTCCCGGGCCGCTGACGTTCGACCCGGGGCACGGCACCGTCAACCCCTCGGCTGCTCGGGGTGAGGGCGACACCGCGCCACGAGAGCTCGTGGCACAGGTCGCCGCGGCCGTGATCGACGATGCTCGCGCCTCTCGCCGCACGCTGGTGGTGGGTGAGGGAGACGTGCCGATCGACGAGTGGCTCGGGTCGATGGGGTGA
- a CDS encoding SigE family RNA polymerase sigma factor, translated as MHTNSTLAGSSGPGPGVAMGSRAPSRDAEFSDYMAARQPSLLRTAYLLTGDQHTAEDLVQTSLAKLYLSWDKVQQRGSLDGYVRRILVNEHNSLWRRAWKRREHSTGELPEREHTDAYDDGLSSAVWDVVQTLPRKARAVVVLRYYEQLSEAETAELLGISVGTVKSQSSRALAALRERTPDHLNPRNREEER; from the coding sequence GTGCACACGAACAGCACGCTGGCGGGATCCAGCGGACCAGGACCGGGGGTGGCCATGGGCAGCAGGGCGCCCTCGCGCGACGCCGAGTTCTCCGACTACATGGCAGCGCGCCAGCCGAGCCTGCTCCGCACCGCCTACCTCCTGACCGGCGACCAGCACACTGCCGAGGACCTCGTCCAGACCTCGCTGGCCAAGCTCTACCTGTCATGGGACAAGGTCCAGCAGCGTGGGTCGCTCGACGGCTACGTCCGGCGGATCCTGGTCAACGAGCACAACTCGTTGTGGCGCCGCGCCTGGAAGCGTCGCGAGCACTCCACCGGTGAGCTGCCGGAGCGCGAGCACACCGATGCCTACGACGACGGCCTGAGCAGCGCGGTGTGGGACGTCGTACAGACCCTCCCTCGCAAGGCACGGGCAGTGGTCGTCCTGCGCTACTACGAGCAGCTCTCCGAGGCCGAGACCGCCGAGCTCCTCGGCATCTCGGTCGGCACCGTGAAGTCCCAGTCGAGCCGCGCCCTGGCCGCCCTCCGCGAACGCACCCCCGACCACCTCAATCCCCGGAACCGCGAGGAGGAGCGATGA
- a CDS encoding shikimate kinase, with translation MTKPRVVLVGPMGAGKTTVASLLGEAWGVPVRDTDHDIEATEGRTISDIFVESGEDHFRELEVTAVARAVTEHTGVLALGGGAVMRAETRELLDDVPVVFLRVGLSDAVKRVDLGIGRPLLLGNVRARIKALLDERTPVYESVATHVVDTDGRSPDEVAAEIQELLR, from the coding sequence GTGACCAAGCCGCGAGTCGTGCTGGTCGGGCCCATGGGAGCTGGCAAGACGACCGTCGCGAGCCTCCTCGGCGAGGCGTGGGGCGTGCCTGTCCGTGACACCGACCACGACATCGAGGCCACCGAGGGTCGCACGATCTCCGACATCTTCGTCGAGTCCGGCGAGGACCACTTCCGCGAGCTCGAGGTGACTGCTGTGGCCCGCGCCGTCACCGAGCACACCGGGGTGCTCGCCCTGGGTGGGGGAGCCGTGATGCGGGCAGAGACCCGAGAGCTGCTCGACGACGTGCCCGTCGTCTTCCTGCGGGTCGGGCTCTCCGACGCCGTCAAGCGCGTCGACCTCGGCATCGGCCGACCCCTCCTGCTCGGCAACGTGCGGGCCCGCATCAAGGCGCTGCTCGACGAGCGCACGCCGGTCTACGAGTCGGTCGCCACCCACGTGGTCGACACCGACGGCCGCAGCCCCGACGAGGTCGCCGCCGAGATCCAGGAGCTGTTGCGATGA